From a region of the Oncorhynchus tshawytscha isolate Ot180627B linkage group LG14, Otsh_v2.0, whole genome shotgun sequence genome:
- the LOC112267214 gene encoding cell surface glycoprotein 1: MEGKRLVIVSFLWMLPRGLNGTVTLQPNLHSTNFRSSEVTATSDNKVSLLEMAQEPLNNAPDEGQHSTVASSVELKLTVKSEPQTSDQVSTRNILSHDRPSMQPLRMSTKRNSQSPQDRQTTRYKNKSTVEITADGARETSPAMWNQPLVRQVTPSGKDEVSPTASPRPSELSTQTNSPTPNQPTEIQTGPIPSNSPISQSNDSTGRNRPTPTVVEFGVTPTRAEYTLNTGGEAQLSRTASQAPVTSRRSTPSHPTERGPTGPSELPSAATSPTTLPPTTAMTKSSTHVSTPWTSTKPAKTLATTEASVTSSVDVTSSKGQSTPMVPTKKEVATATTTAKKKPKPPTKTANKDERKNTGNHGSAVAVLIGGTLFMMLVGFGVIFVRKQRQQRIQLKNTAWAGPSPFLDGRVQSQQDYDDSGDVHLRGSNGISFSGFLSQQLSKRFSLIQDTNQEFQMGEIPSGSTFGRETVSDC; this comes from the coding sequence ATGGAGGGAAAGCGTCTTGTTATTGTGTCGTTTCTGTGGATGCTGCCACGGGGACTGAATGGCACAGTGACACTTCAACCTAACCTCCACTCTACCAACTTCAGAAGCAGTGAAGTTACTGCAACTTCGGACAATAAAGTTTCACTCTTAGAAATGGCTCAAGAGCCCCTCAACAACGCACCGGATGAAGGACAACATAGCACTGTAGCATCTTCAGTTGAGTTGAAGCTCACAGTGAAAAGTGAACCACAGACTTCAGACCAGGTGTCGACCAGAAACATTCTCAGCCACGATCGGCCTTCAATGCAGCCTTTGCGTATGAGCACAAAGAGGAACTCCCAGTCACCTCAGGACCGCCAAACAACCAGATATAAAAACAAGTCTACGGTGGAGATCACAGCAGATGGAGCCCGGGAAACTTCGCCCGCTATGTGGAATCAACCTCTGGTAAGGCAAGTTACACCCTCCGGCAAGGACGAAGTTAGTCCAACAGCATCACCTAGACCTTCTGAGTTGTCCACTCAAACAAACTCACCGACACCAAATCAACCAACAGAGATCCAAACGGGGCCTATTCCGTCCAATTCTCCAATTTCGCAGTCCAATGACTCCACAGGCAGGAACCGACCCACGCCAACTGTTGTTGAATTTGGAGTGACACCGACTAGAGCGGAATATACTTTGAACACAGGTGGAGAGGCTCAACTATCCAGGACCGCCTCCCAGGCCCCAGTCACAAGCAGGAGATCAACCCCTTCACACCCCACTGAAAGAGGTCCAACAGGCCCATCTGAGCTGCCTAGTGCTGCCACTTCCCCCACCACCCTACCTCCAACTACAGCCATGACCAAATCTTCAACCCACGTCTCCACTCCATGGACGTCGACCAAGCCTGCCAAGACCCTTGCCACCACTGAAGCCTCTGTTACTTCTAGTGTTGACGTTACCAGCAGCAAGGGTCAATCCACACCAATGGTCCCCACTAAAAAAGAAGTTGCCACTGCCACCACCACGGCAAAAAAGAAACCAAAGCCTCCGACAAAAACTGCAAACAAAGACGAGCGAAAAAATACGGGGAACCATGGCTCAGCGGTGGCTGTACTGATTGGTGGGACGCTGTTCATGATGCTGGTGGGTTTCGGGGTCATCTTCGTGAGGAAGCAAAGACAACAGAGGATCCAGCTGAAGAATACAGCCTGGGCAGGCCCCTCTCCGTTTCTGGACGGTAGAGTCCAGTCTCAACAGGATTATGACGATAGTGGTGATGTCCATCTGAGGGGCTCCAATGGAATCTCCTTCTCTGGCTTCCTGTCTCAGCAACTCTCCAAGAGGTTCTCTCTGATCCAGGATACTAACCAGGAATTCCAGATGGGTGAGATTCCGTCAGGAAGTACATTCGGAAGAGAGACTGTTTCAGATTGTTAA